TCCCCACTCCCAATGGCTGTCAGGAACCCAATAGTGAAAAGCCAACAAACACAACGAATGACTGAGTGCTAAATCATTCAAAGTGAACTATAGGTACTGGAGCAGAGGGTGCAGAAAATGCTCACAGGGACCTCTGGGATCAGAGAGGGAAGCTCTGTGAAGAAAGTGGAAGTACCAGAAGGTTTGAGAAAAGGTGGGCAttccaagaaggaaaatgatgacaCAAACCAAGGTGTTTGCAGGATTCAGGAACGTTAAAGGCAGAGGATGCATAGTGGGAAAAGCTGGctaatttgtaaaataatctTCATGAGAAAACAGCTACTGTGGGCATtcgtactatgtgccaggcacaacGCTAGGCCCATCTTTCTAACACTCACAACAACTCAGTGAGGTAGGGATCTTTCTCCTCACTCTGTAAAGGCCCAGGCAGGTTAAACATCCCACCCCAAACCACACCTTGGGAAGTCACAGGCAAAGTCTCAACAATGCACTTGcctcccctccaaagcccaaGATCTTCTCACCATGCTTCCATGAGCCTGATGGAGGAGGTTCctgagggcaggcagaggagccGAGGGCaacctttctccttcctgtctcttcccctcccagggcccccaaCGCCCTCTACTCACCCACAGGCAGCACAGGTGCAGGCGCTCCATCCAAGGCAGAGGTGGGCACAGGAGGTGAGAAGCTAGGAGGAGAAGGGGATGGCAGCATCTGGGAATGAGGGGCACACGGAGTTATTCCTGGCACATGGGAAGGTCTCACCACCTTTTCCTCTCATCTTGTCTTCAATTCCTATCCTATCACTCCTTAATTTGGAGAGTGGCCAGATGCTTATATCCAGGTGGGGGCTTTAGCTGATATGTACTGACACTATGTCCCAGACATTCTGTTAGCACTTCACATacactcattaattcattcctcacCACCATCCCAAGAGGTagggatttttatgatttcttgtAGAGGTGAAACTCAGGTTAAGCCATCTACAGAAAAGCATGGAGCCTGTTAGTGGTAGAGTCCCAACTAGAACCCAGCTCTCTTTACTCCCTCTCCTAGGCTCTTCCTGCTGTAATGGTAGGTACCATATATTAAAGGACCTCCTGTGGGTCACTGTGCTCTACCTCCATATCTCCAGTCATGATAGTTGGGCTgctgaagtaggtattattaccCCCGTTTTACATGCGAAAAAATAAGCACAGAGGTTATATCACGGCTCAAGGCAATGCAATACAAATCTAAACTCAGAGCCATCTAGCACTAAAGTAGGACCACCAAACTCTTATGAAGACTGCCTGagtttccctcttctctgcccagCGAAAGGAGATTGGGATGTCCAAGCCATAATAGGAGGTaaaccaggagaaggaaggggacatTAAGATGAATATGGAGCCTCACTGGAGTGGGAGGCTCAACCCAGAGATGCCTGGGGACCCAGGGAGAAGGAAGCCTCACCTGTTCAGGGTCTGAGAGTTCAGAGGGTCCTGGGGGGCCAAGCAGCTCCTCTACTAGCAGGGAGGGGAAAACCCCCACATGGCCCCCAAATTCTCCCCTCCAGAAGCCATCATCCACTCCATCCTGGGCCCGGGGCAGCAGGCGGATAAGTGCCCCCTCGGGGAAGCTCAGCTCCTCTGCACTCTGTCCTGTGTAGCTGTATAGGGCACGGGCCAGGAAGGCTGCAGAAGCCCAGGAGAGATGGTGAGGGGAGTTGACGGGCAATAGTGCCCCGGGACCATGACACTCAGGGCCACAATCACTCAAGGTCCCCTGACCCAGAATTTCCCATTCGTACCTGTGGGCTCTGCCCCTGAGGGATTGTCGCTGTCGTGGCCACTCTCAGGGAAGGAGAGGTCCAGAAAGTTGAGATACCGCTCAGGGACAAAGCCTACCTCGCCGTGCTGGTTTCGAGCCTGTTCACCCAGCAATGTGAACAAATAGCAGACTTGCCTCAGCAGCCCGTGGCCCTAGCCCTCCTCCTTGGGCTTCTAGCTTTGTCTGGCTGGGTTCTTGCAAACCACAGAGAAGTCCTTCCCACTGCCACGCCCCCTGCCCACCACCAAGGTCAGAATCTAAGGTCCGTACCCACCTTGACCCATTCATCAGCATCTCCCTCTTCTATGACCTCCAGCCACTCGCCCTCTGTGATGGTCAGCTCATCCTCATGCCCTGCCTGGGCCCCACAAGGAAGGATTCAGGACATGGCTGTCTCCCATCCCCACTTCTCGGAGGTTCCCATCCCCATGCCCACCTGATACCTGATAGCTGAACACCACATGcgcagggcagggaaggggtcTAGTTGCCAAGGCTGTGGGGGCAGGCTCCTCAAAGAGCTCCCCTGTCTCCTCACATTCCTCAAAGTCAGAGAGCTCAGCATCCTCAGCCTGGAGGGGGCAGAGAACAGACATCATTGGGGGGCCCACTCTCAAGTACCCATTTTATCTCCCACTCCTCCATTCTACCCTTAAAGAACACCAATAGATCACTCCCCAAGATGGCACCACCCATCTGTCCACCATGTATCACAAGTAAAATCAAATCACCACAGAGCAGGGTAACACCAACAACAGTCCCAGAACTACAGTACtcagtgcctactatgtgccaggtacaaCGCTAAATATCTTATGTATAGCACCTCATTTACTCTTCACCATAACCCAATAATATTTTGCCTAACTATACCACCTTATTTTACGTATTTTTAAAACGtttgtaaaagattttacttaattgagagacagagcacatgcatgcacgtgtgcatgcgccggggaggcagggcagagggagaaggagagccaagcagactccgcactgagcatggagcctgatgtggggctcaatctcacaaccctgagatcatgacctgagagaaaatcaagagtcagatgctgactgactgaaccacccaggcgcccccacctcaTTTTACttacgaggaaactgaggctcagaaaggttaagtcactttccaagatcacacagctagtagttAAGTGGAGAGGCTGGCACTTGAACCACTTAGAATCCATACTTAGAACCTTAGTTCCTAACCGCCATCATATACTCATGATAAAAGTTCATTGAGAACACTCTGTGCTACAAACTATGCAAAAAATTACACTTATATCATTCCAGCCTCACAACAACCTCTGACTTCGGTACTGTTGGgatccccattttatagggtCTGCCCTCCTCTCGGGAGACCTACCCTTTACCCTCCTGGGTGTAGAGGGCTAGGGAGCAAAGGGCACTCACCGTGGGAGAAAGGTCCCTCTGGGACAGCCGGGCCTCGCTGAGCCGTCGCTCCTGCTCCACCTCATCCTGGGCCTGGGTCATGGCTGGCTTCAGCCAGCGCTGCACATCTAGGCCCGCTCCTTGTAGCAGGGCCAGCCGGGCAGCCCCCTTCACCTGGCTCACCTGGCATGGGGAAGACAGCTCAAGGCAATGGATGGGCCTGCCTTTGGGCAGTGAGTGGAGCCACCCCAAATATGTCCACCTTCTACCTCCTGCCTCCCTGTTCCCCACCATGCAGATAGAGAGGAGGAGGGTGTAGCATGAGAAGGTGGGATCTCAGGGGTGCCAGGCACAGGGCTATGCCTCACCTGTGCCCGCCGGATGCTCTCCCTCACTTCCTGCAGCCGCTGTTCTATACCTGGAGCCCCCCGCTCTGCAGCCTGCTGTCGCCTCTGCTCCAGCCGCTGCAGCACCTGGTTGGAAAGGCAGAGAACAGGGATGGGTAGAAATACTGTGCGGGACAACTTACTGTGGGCCTGGTACTGTGCTATTTGCTTCCCATGCATTATGTCATTTCATCTTCTTCATGCAGTGGGTATATTATTAGCCCCACTTTaatgataaggaaactgaagtccagagaggttaagtcacttccTTACTCAGGGTTACATAACAAGGAAACAACAGAGCAGGACCTGAACCCAGGTGGTCTAGCTCCAAAAGCTGTGCTCTTAATTACTGTGCCACACTATTGGCTTAAAAtacctttccttcccctcttgcCTGAAGCCCTATGATACCCCTCACTGACTCCAGGGTCCTCATCTCTCAGCTCTTCCCACCTACCCACAACACCTGCACCCCCCCCCTCACCCGATGCCCATGGTTCTGGATCTTGTAGTCTCGGGCAGCTCGGCTTGTCCAGCGTTGAACCTCTTTCTCCAGGGTACGGTCCCCCGCCATGCCTCCTGCGTCCCCCTCCAGCTCCAAGGCACACACCTGAATGAACAATGTACACAGATGCTGAGAGGAGGACCTGATGTTGCTCCCTCTCTAcagtcccttccttttttcttctctctgtcctaaCCTCCAGGGACAGGGACAAAGAGGTGAGGGCACAGGTGGTGCACTCCcgtggacacagagacacagagagtccCAAAACGGGATCTGGgttgagggacagagggagaaggaagaggatagTGCAATGAAGGGCCAGAAAGGTGGAATACAATTTCTTTGTGACCTGGTGGAAGGGAGGTGAACTAGAGTTCTGAAACCCCTTCTCCACAGTTTAACAGTCACTAACCAGGACAAAGATGATGAGGGAGGAAGCCTAAACCACGGTCCCCTTTACATTTCGTTTGGTTCCAATGAACAGAGAAGTCTCACCTGATCAGTCCCTGCAGGCTGAAACTCCTGAGGTGGTGTGGGGGAAAACACTCCAGGCTCCTGAAGAAAGAGCTTCAGATCCTGCTCCCAGCTTACCTGGGGGTTGGAAAAGGTCAAAGTAGTCACTCACTGGTTACCACTCCAAGCCTGTGCCCAGCCCCTCTCGGGAGAAGGACAGGTGAGAATAAAAGGGGCAGATATGCAGTGGGGGACCTGTACTGAGAGAGCAGGGTGAACGGGATCTCCGGGCAGCTCTTACAGGGCACAGCCCTCACCTGGGAGGTTACCTGCCCTCCACGGCGGGCATGCTCCAGGGCCGTCTCTGCAGCTTCCAGCTCAGTGCGGCTTAGCAAGGTCAGGGGGTCCCTCAAGTGTTCCAACAACTCGCTGACCAGGGCCTGAAGAGAACCCCAAGATAACGACACCACCCTTCCCCCAGCATCTCCTGCAAAGGAGGCTCTCTGCCCAGGTTTAGATGGGTGATGGGCTTGAGGaattggaaagagagaaggaatgagaCATTTTACTGCTTCTAATAATAGGCCCTCATGTATGCATAGACCTTCACAGTTTAAAAAGCATTCTCACATCCATTCTCTCCCCTGAGCCCCATTAGTCTTATAAAGTAGGCAGAGCAGAAGTTGTCCCTAATGAGGCAACTAGCTGTTCAGAGGGGCTAAGTGTCCTGCAAAATGTCATGCAGCCAGATAGAAGCAGAACCCAAACCAGAACCAAAGGATGGAACTTCTACCCACTCAAAGCAGGCTAGGTCCCTAGCACCACCCAGCCTGACGGTGGTAGGAAGCGAGGAGAGGCCTCCGCTGAGAGGCAGAGGTATCTGGGCTGGGACTGGCCTTGAGCAGGGCTGGCAATTCCTCCTGGTAGTAGTGGTCAAGGTGGGCATTGGTGGCCACCAAGTTGAGCAGGTACTCATTGCGAGCTGCTCTCAGCTGCTGGGAGTACTGGGCTGACTGGGCAGACAGCTAGGAGGAGAAAACAGGTGTCAACAGGGAGCCCTGGGCCCATGGGGTCCTTCCAAGGCCAATCCAGATCCAAAATGGAGTCTCACATTActtagtgcttactatgtgcctggcgCTATACTAAAAATTTTGCACTCTCAACAACTCCAGGTTAAAATGCTCTAGTGGTATCTATGtccatttagaataaaatccccACTGCTCCTTACTGTGGCTTGCCAGGTGCAACAAGCGCTGGCCCctgcaacctctctgacctctttTCACAGTGCCTGTCCCCTTGCTCACAGTGCTCCAGCCACACGggccttctttcagttcctcGAGCCCACAAAGCTATTCCCACCTCAAAGCCTCTGCACTCACCATTTCCTCTCCCTGGAATGTTCTCCCCCTAGATCTTTccatggctggctccttcttgACATTCAGGGCATGTGTTCAGACAGCCTTTCTCTCTAAATTATACCCTGTTACACTTTACCATCgcaccttgttttgttttcacttgatctgattatttgtttctttacttaCTATCTGTCTGCCCCTCACCAAACTATGAACACAGGAATCCACAGACTATGCAgagtaaaggaataaaatagaaatgcacTATTTCCACGTTACAGATGGGGAACACGAGACTCAGAGAGATCAAGTTAACCAAGGTCACACACTGAGGATGTAGGAAGCCTGATTCATCCCAGTCTCTCAGGTTTATGCCCCTGAGTTCCAAACCACTAGACTATTCTGCCCATCTCTTTTCTGCCTCCACTCATGTCCACATCCCCCCAAACCTTGGTGCTGAGTTTCTGGAGACTGGTCCGAGTGTGGAAGAGCCCGTGGTCACTTCGGTTCAGTCTGTGCAGGCAAGGGAGAGGAGTTGAGGTTAGGCCCAGCTGTGGTGCCTtggctcccttcccccagccccgcTTCCCATCTCCCCATGACCCCACCTAGCCTGGACATCAGCCGCCTTCTCCTGTGCCAAGGCCCACACACGTTCCCGCTGTCCATAGAACTTCCGACTTCGGCTCAGCTCCCGGATAGACTGCAGCACCTCAGCTTGTGCCCTCTGGAGGTTTTCTGCTCCCTAAGGGCACGGACACACAGAGTCCTGACCCAGACCACTTCCAACCCCAAGCCAGCCCTTCCTTCATCCCATCCACGGAGCCATACCTTCCTAAGCACCTGCTCCTTGGCACTCCGCCCTGTGCCCCCTGCCAGGTCACGGTATCGGTCAGACGCCTGGAGCCGGGCTTGGCCCCCAGCCACAGTGGCATCCAGCAGGCAGCGCCAGGCACCAAACAccatcctgcctctccccagaAAAGGTCTGTATTGAGGAGGAGAGCACTCCAAAGCTTCATGAGACCCCCCGCCCCACCAAACCCAACACGGTAGGAGACAGAGTGCTTTCCCATCCCCCCTGTCTGGGAGTCTATGAATCGATCAGCGCATTAGCTCAGCCACAAGGATCACTCATGCCCTCCGCCCGCACCCACAGTGTCCTTGCTGGGTCAGCTCCTCTCCAGCTGCTGTGTCAGCTCTACCTGCAGCTCACATGCCCTCTCCCCTCACTGGCCCTTCATTCCCATAGGTTCCTGGGGTTGAGCTCCTCATCCCTTCTAGGTCCTCTGAACTGCCCCCACCTGCTGTCCATCTCCCCACTCCGGTGTCCTTCCCTCTTCAGGAATGGCCCAGCCAGTTTCTGGAGTGCCTGGTGGGAAAGCCATCGCAGACTCAGTTACCTTTCAAAGATTCTCACCAACTGGGAGAATATGAAATCAGAGTGTAATAATGCCATTCACCAGATAGCTATTATGTGCCACTCACATGCATTAATCTATTCCATCCTTACAACAATCCTACATGAAGGTATGATCATTATTCCAttctacagagaaagaaactgaggccaagaaagGCTAAgcaccttgtccaaggtcacatagccaacAAGTAGCACAAGAGATCTGACACCAGTCTGCCTAACTCTAGGCCACTGTTCTGGACCAGAAGAGGAGTATGTGCAGAGAGGCAATGCTATGTGTAAAAGAGGCTACAACAAAAGGTTAAGCCCAGAAAAAAGAGTCCCATACCTGTCCATATTCCCGTTCAATGGCCGCCCTCTGCTTGCTGTAGGACCTATGAAGATTAGAGGGGCAGGGTGGTGTCACTGTTTGGTCCTGTTCACCCACCCTCAATCCTCTCCTCAGCCTGggcagaaagaagaggggagCCAGGCCTGAAGTATGAGTACACCAGGATGGAATGACACTGAAGAGAGAGTCCTTGAGATCACCTCAGGCAACCGCAACCCAGAACAACCTCACCTCATTGTTCAAAGCCTCAGCAGgatcctccccacccctggagaACCATCTCTGGGCTTGGAGGTGAGGACCAATGGGGGCCTGGCTCCATTCCAGTCTTCCAACAGGTCTGGAAGAAGGAGGGGAGTTTCTGCCCCCGAGCTTGAttgtggggtggagggagtgaTGTGGAGTCAAGGAGTTCGAGAGAGGGTCcctgtgtatttctgtgtgttgGGTTAGGAGGAAGGATAAGTCCTATCAGGTATCTGGAGAGGTAGGCCGACAGTGAAGGCCGGGAATGGGCAGGTGGGAAAACTCTTCACCCCCTGCTTTCCCCTCCCCGGTCCGGCTCCGACCGACCACGTCTGTTCGAGGAGAGGCGAGGCGCGCAACGGCGAAGGTGGGGGTATGTGGAGGGGATCAGAAACTACCTGATGTCCTCCAGCAGATCCGCCTCCCTCTGCTGCCGGGTCTGAAGGATGCTCAGCTGCTCCAGGAAACGAAGCTTCACCTCCTGGGCCGGCTTCACCTGTAGGGTAAGAAAAGGTTGAAGACCCCTGGCGCAGGGACCTGAAAAACACTCCGCGCAGGGAGCAGTGAGGGGGCGGGACCGGGGAGGGACTGGGGTGTTTCCTGGGTTACTTCAGGGTTAGGCCCTGAACCCTTACAACTCCTCGTTCCTCCCTGCGGGTCCGGTACCCCCCTCAACTCCCACCATTCCCCCAGCCCACCAGGAGTCCCCATTCCCAGGCCAAGCTCACTTTTCGGGGCGGCGGCTGCATCTCCGCTCCGGCGAAGGGAAGCGATTCGACTCCGGAACTCGAGGAAACCCCGCCCACGCCAAAGCCCCGCCCCGGACCTGGCCCAGCTCCGCCCCAGTCCCGCCCACGCCTGGTCCGGCTAAGCGCAGCGCTATGGAGCGCGAAGGTGCCGCGGAGAAACCAAAGAAACCTGTTAGTGCTGTGAATACCCGGGAAAGGGTCCGGACTGCCGAGTGGACGCGGCGTCCGCTGCGCGGTAGGGGAACCCCAAGTTTCTGAGTCAAGACGCCTGAGTTCTATTTCTAGTGGAGCCACTGACTCAGCCCGTAATTACTACTAATCACTCGTTTACATATGCAGATCTCTGGTCCTTCGGTCCTCCCTCCGGCACGAAGGGTGACGCTTGGCAAGGAGGAACTCAATTTGTGACCAATTTGTCATTGGATGCCTGAGCAAAGATGCTTCTGACAAGGGAAACAGGGCCGGTCTCAGACCTTTCCCAAGTTCCCACAGAACTGGAAAAGCCAGTGAGTGGTGGTGAGAAGATTGACCGGAGCCAGGAGGAAACCAGTCCCAGAGGAAGACAGGTGTGTCATGAACCATTGGAAACTAAATGATACTAGTGAGTGGACTAAGTGGGGAGATGGGTGTAGGGCTTTGCGCCCCAGGAAGCCACTGTCACCATTAGGGTCTGCCTTTCAGGCTCTGCTCCCCAGGTTCTACCAGCCCTATCACTGCTTTCTGAGGATGCCCACACCCTTTCTTCATCCCCCTCACCTATCCTTGGCCCACACCCCTGACTTGGAAAAAGCAGTTATCTGTGGCCCCAAACTCCAGATTCACACTTTCAACAGCTCATTGACACCCCCCACTTGTAGATCTAACAGGTCCCTCACACTTTTAAAACCGCTCCTTCTACCTGATCCTTCCCCCAGATATCTTACCCAAACAGTGTAACAAATGGCACCTCTCACCATCCAGTTAGGAAAGTCTGAAACCCAGAGTCACTGTGCCCTTTCTCCTACCCCACATTCCGTCCATCAGCAAGTTCTGTAGGTCCTACTTCTAAAAGATCTCTTATTAATCACCTTCCTTCAATTTCCAAAACCACCACCTAGTCCAAGCCTCAGCATCAGTCACCTGTCTAATATCTGGtccctcactcccctcctcaATAACCCACTGGTCACAAAACAGCCAGAgtgattgatattttttttttaaaaaaaggaaataagatctGATCATTCTCTCCCTTCAAACTTCTCAATCTCTTCAGAGTAAAATCCAAACACCCTAGTGGCCTATAAGGCTGTGCATTATTGGGCCCCTGCCAGTCTTTCCCCCTTCAGCCCATACTCTTCTCTTGCTCCCTACTCACTGTGTTTCAGCCACTCCAGCCTCCTTTCTGTTTCCCCAGCAGGCCAAGTCTCTTCCCACAGCAGAGCCTTCATGCCTGctgctttccctctttttctggaGTGCTCCTCCCAGCACTCCacgtgtctggcttctttaactcTTCACAGAGGCCTTCCCCGTCCTCCCAGCCTAAAGTTCATCTCCACAAGCACATCACTTTGGTTTAATTTCTTCAAAGCACTGAATTAATTTgggtattttctgttttctgttccccCTGTACAGTGGAAACTCCATAAAAGCAGgacccatctctctttctctctctctttttttaaagattttatttatttgacagagagaacacaagagagcacaagcagggggagcagcagagggggagggagaagtaggctccctgctgattagggatcccaatgtggggctgcagggctcaatcccaggaccctgggatcatgacctgagctgaaggcttaaccgactgagccacccaggagccccaggacccaTCTATTTTGTTCAAACGTGATCCTGAATATCTGACACCTAATTAGgagctcaatacatatttgttgaatgaatgaatgaatgaatgaatgaatgaatgaaacaaacaaTAATAGCCTTTTGGTTCCAAGATTTATTAACAGTGACACATCCTATTTGGCTCCTCTTCATCCCAGCTCCCAACCCCAATCAACCTTCGCTCTCTAGGTCTTCAGTGTAGTCCCCAAATGTAGGAAGTGGGATAGGATAGACTTGGAGATCATTCAGCTTTCTGGCttccaaatccttttttttctttaatgcgaTAAAACCATTCCTTTCAAACCCAAAATCTCTCACAGAACTCCTGCGtatcaaatatataaagcaggAGTTGCCCTCGTTGAGGGAAATTATGTGGGGCTTACAGCTCTAAGAAAGAGTTTGATGTTCACCGCTCTCCTTATTTCAGTGACTTCATGGTACATGTAAGTGAGTGGAAGTTCAGTGAGGGGCCACAGTCCGACCCTCTCTGGGCAGGAGAATCCAGAGCCCTCAGTTCTGTGCTCCTT
The Ailuropoda melanoleuca isolate Jingjing chromosome 3, ASM200744v2, whole genome shotgun sequence DNA segment above includes these coding regions:
- the FCHSD1 gene encoding F-BAR and double SH3 domains protein 1 isoform X1 — its product is MQPPPRKVKPAQEVKLRFLEQLSILQTRQQREADLLEDIRSYSKQRAAIEREYGQALQKLAGPFLKREGHRSGEMDSRPFLGRGRMVFGAWRCLLDATVAGGQARLQASDRYRDLAGGTGRSAKEQVLRKGAENLQRAQAEVLQSIRELSRSRKFYGQRERVWALAQEKAADVQARLNRSDHGLFHTRTSLQKLSTKLSAQSAQYSQQLRAARNEYLLNLVATNAHLDHYYQEELPALLKALVSELLEHLRDPLTLLSRTELEAAETALEHARRGGQVTSQVSWEQDLKLFLQEPGVFSPTPPQEFQPAGTDQVCALELEGDAGGMAGDRTLEKEVQRWTSRAARDYKIQNHGHRVLQRLEQRRQQAAERGAPGIEQRLQEVRESIRRAQVSQVKGAARLALLQGAGLDVQRWLKPAMTQAQDEVEQERRLSEARLSQRDLSPTAEDAELSDFEECEETGELFEEPAPTALATRPLPCPAHVVFSYQAGHEDELTITEGEWLEVIEEGDADEWVKARNQHGEVGFVPERYLNFLDLSFPESGHDSDNPSGAEPTAFLARALYSYTGQSAEELSFPEGALIRLLPRAQDGVDDGFWRGEFGGHVGVFPSLLVEELLGPPGPSELSDPEQMLPSPSPPSFSPPVPTSALDGAPAPVLPVDQDLDCPGPLDVMVPRLRPTRPPPPPPAKAPDPGHPDPLT
- the FCHSD1 gene encoding F-BAR and double SH3 domains protein 1 isoform X5, with protein sequence MDRMVFGAWRCLLDATVAGGQARLQASDRYRDLAGGTGRSAKEQVLRKGAENLQRAQAEVLQSIRELSRSRKFYGQRERVWALAQEKAADVQARLNRSDHGLFHTRTSLQKLSTKLSAQSAQYSQQLRAARNEYLLNLVATNAHLDHYYQEELPALLKALVSELLEHLRDPLTLLSRTELEAAETALEHARRGGQVTSQVSWEQDLKLFLQEPGVFSPTPPQEFQPAGTDQVCALELEGDAGGMAGDRTLEKEVQRWTSRAARDYKIQNHGHRVLQRLEQRRQQAAERGAPGIEQRLQEVRESIRRAQVSQVKGAARLALLQGAGLDVQRWLKPAMTQAQDEVEQERRLSEARLSQRDLSPTAEDAELSDFEECEETGELFEEPAPTALATRPLPCPAHVVFSYQAGHEDELTITEGEWLEVIEEGDADEWVKARNQHGEVGFVPERYLNFLDLSFPESGHDSDNPSGAEPTAFLARALYSYTGQSAEELSFPEGALIRLLPRAQDGVDDGFWRGEFGGHVGVFPSLLVEELLGPPGPSELSDPEQMLPSPSPPSFSPPVPTSALDGAPAPVLPVDQDLDCPGPLDVMVPRLRPTRPPPPPPAKAPDPGHPDPLT
- the FCHSD1 gene encoding F-BAR and double SH3 domains protein 1 isoform X4, yielding MDRPFLGRGRMVFGAWRCLLDATVAGGQARLQASDRYRDLAGGTGRSAKEQVLRKGAENLQRAQAEVLQSIRELSRSRKFYGQRERVWALAQEKAADVQARLNRSDHGLFHTRTSLQKLSTKLSAQSAQYSQQLRAARNEYLLNLVATNAHLDHYYQEELPALLKALVSELLEHLRDPLTLLSRTELEAAETALEHARRGGQVTSQVSWEQDLKLFLQEPGVFSPTPPQEFQPAGTDQVCALELEGDAGGMAGDRTLEKEVQRWTSRAARDYKIQNHGHRVLQRLEQRRQQAAERGAPGIEQRLQEVRESIRRAQVSQVKGAARLALLQGAGLDVQRWLKPAMTQAQDEVEQERRLSEARLSQRDLSPTAEDAELSDFEECEETGELFEEPAPTALATRPLPCPAHVVFSYQAGHEDELTITEGEWLEVIEEGDADEWVKARNQHGEVGFVPERYLNFLDLSFPESGHDSDNPSGAEPTAFLARALYSYTGQSAEELSFPEGALIRLLPRAQDGVDDGFWRGEFGGHVGVFPSLLVEELLGPPGPSELSDPEQMLPSPSPPSFSPPVPTSALDGAPAPVLPVDQDLDCPGPLDVMVPRLRPTRPPPPPPAKAPDPGHPDPLT
- the FCHSD1 gene encoding F-BAR and double SH3 domains protein 1 isoform X2, whose translation is MQPPPRKVKPAQEVKLRFLEQLSILQTRQQREADLLEDIRSYSKQRAAIEREYGQALQKLAGPFLKREGHRSGEMDSRPFLGRGRMVFGAWRCLLDATVAGGQARLQASDRYRDLAGGTGRSAKEQVLRKGAENLQRAQAEVLQSIRELSRSRKFYGQRERVWALAQEKAADVQARLNRSDHGLFHTRTSLQKLSTKLSAQSAQYSQQLRAARNEYLLNLVATNAHLDHYYQEELPALLKALVSELLEHLRDPLTLLSRTELEAAETALEHARRGGQVSWEQDLKLFLQEPGVFSPTPPQEFQPAGTDQVCALELEGDAGGMAGDRTLEKEVQRWTSRAARDYKIQNHGHRVLQRLEQRRQQAAERGAPGIEQRLQEVRESIRRAQVSQVKGAARLALLQGAGLDVQRWLKPAMTQAQDEVEQERRLSEARLSQRDLSPTAEDAELSDFEECEETGELFEEPAPTALATRPLPCPAHVVFSYQAGHEDELTITEGEWLEVIEEGDADEWVKARNQHGEVGFVPERYLNFLDLSFPESGHDSDNPSGAEPTAFLARALYSYTGQSAEELSFPEGALIRLLPRAQDGVDDGFWRGEFGGHVGVFPSLLVEELLGPPGPSELSDPEQMLPSPSPPSFSPPVPTSALDGAPAPVLPVDQDLDCPGPLDVMVPRLRPTRPPPPPPAKAPDPGHPDPLT
- the FCHSD1 gene encoding F-BAR and double SH3 domains protein 1 isoform X3, whose translation is MQPPPRKVKPAQEVKLRFLEQLSILQTRQQREADLLEDIRSYSKQRAAIEREYGQALQKLAGPFLKREGHRSGEMDSRMVFGAWRCLLDATVAGGQARLQASDRYRDLAGGTGRSAKEQVLRKGAENLQRAQAEVLQSIRELSRSRKFYGQRERVWALAQEKAADVQARLNRSDHGLFHTRTSLQKLSTKLSAQSAQYSQQLRAARNEYLLNLVATNAHLDHYYQEELPALLKALVSELLEHLRDPLTLLSRTELEAAETALEHARRGGQVTSQVSWEQDLKLFLQEPGVFSPTPPQEFQPAGTDQVCALELEGDAGGMAGDRTLEKEVQRWTSRAARDYKIQNHGHRVLQRLEQRRQQAAERGAPGIEQRLQEVRESIRRAQVSQVKGAARLALLQGAGLDVQRWLKPAMTQAQDEVEQERRLSEARLSQRDLSPTAEDAELSDFEECEETGELFEEPAPTALATRPLPCPAHVVFSYQAGHEDELTITEGEWLEVIEEGDADEWVKARNQHGEVGFVPERYLNFLDLSFPESGHDSDNPSGAEPTAFLARALYSYTGQSAEELSFPEGALIRLLPRAQDGVDDGFWRGEFGGHVGVFPSLLVEELLGPPGPSELSDPEQMLPSPSPPSFSPPVPTSALDGAPAPVLPVDQDLDCPGPLDVMVPRLRPTRPPPPPPAKAPDPGHPDPLT